The Anolis carolinensis isolate JA03-04 chromosome 1, rAnoCar3.1.pri, whole genome shotgun sequence genome window below encodes:
- the LOC100562311 gene encoding serine/arginine-rich splicing factor 4-like, whose translation MPHVYIGHLSNQAHKRNMEPFKGYGKIVEVDLKNGYGFLEFGDVCDADDAVHELNGKDLCGDHVIVEHTWGPRCDSSYSSGRSGYGYRRSGRDKNGPPTHTEYRLIDENLTGCCNWQDLKDYMHQAGEVTYADAHNGRKNEGVIEFKSYSDMKRALENLDGTEVNGRKVRLVEDMPESRRRRSYSRSRTHSRSRS comes from the coding sequence ATGCCGCATGTCTACATCGGGCACCTCAGCAACCAAGCCCACAAGCGGAACATGGAGCCCTTCAAGGGTTATGGGAAGATCGTCGAGGTCGACCTCAAGAACGGGTATGGCTTTCTTGAGTTTGGTGATGTGTGTGATGCTGATGATGCTGTTCATGAGCTAAATGGCAAAGATCTTTGTGGGGATCATGTAATTGTTGAGCACACCTGGGGCCCTCGTTGCGACAGCAGTTATAGTTCTGGACGCAGTGGATATGGTTATAGAAGAAGTGGAAGAGACAAGAACGGGCCTCCAACCCATACTGAATACAGATTGATTGATGAAAATCTGACAGGCTGTTGCAATTGGCAGGACTTGAAGGATTACATGCATCAAGCAGGTGAAGTGACTTATGCTGACGCACACAACGGCAGGAAAAATGAAGGTGTGATTGAGTTCAAATCCTATTCTGACATGAAAAGAGCCCTTGAAAATCTGGATGGGACAGAAGTAAATGGTAGAAAAGTAAGACTAGTTGAAGATATGCCTGAGTCCAGGCGCCGCCGGTCCTATTCCAGAAGTCGAACTCATTCAAGGTCTCGCTCTTGA